One region of Mangifera indica cultivar Alphonso chromosome 3, CATAS_Mindica_2.1, whole genome shotgun sequence genomic DNA includes:
- the LOC123211397 gene encoding leucine-rich repeat extensin-like protein 3 isoform X2 — translation MIPELEKPKVTEIQLRMDCNGCVQKIKKALHGINGIYDFYIDFPQQKLTIIGWADPERIMKAIKKTRKIATICSRSEVAESSNQPPVQPQEGSCGGPTPEAANPPPPPPEGANPPAEAAKPPEPPKDQAPPPPTSENPPPPPENLPPPPEVHPSPIATETNTSQKAGPSGPKDIGEVHVIHHHPPDYTYGYGYAPSYSGHWNRYNNGQRFQQAAPQDPQPIYVTHSYNTYKPSPYVTEYEYVRSPPRCVNYSQVDHYNEDYHNNNSYHNNGIITSMFSNEYPNACRIM, via the exons ATGATTCCAGAGTTGGAG AAACCTAAAGTCACTGAGATACAACTTCGAATGGACTGCAATGGGTGTGTACAGAAGATCAAGAAGGCTTTACATGGCATCAATG GTATATATGATTTCTATATTGATTTCCCccaacaaaaattaacaataataggGTGGGCAGACCCTGAAAGGATAATGAAAGCGATAAAGAAAACAAGGAAGATCGCCACAATATGTTCCCGCTCAGAAGTAGCAGAATCTAGCAATCAGCCACCAGTACAACCCCAAGAGGGTAGCTGTGGTGGACCAACCCCTGAAGCAGCAAACCCTCCCCCTCCACCACCAGAGGGTGCCAATCCACCAGCAGAAGCAGCAAAACCACCTGAACCACCAAAAGATCAagcaccaccaccaccaacatCAGAGAATCCGCCACCTCCACCAGAGAATCTGCCACCACCCCCAGAGGTGCATCCCTCACCCATTGCAACAGAAACCAACACCAGCCAAAAAGCAGGTCCCTCCGGGCCAAAAGATATCGGAGAGGTTCATGTTATACACCACCACCCTCCTGACTACACCTACGGATATGGTTACGCACCCAGCTACAGTGGACACTGGAACAGATACAATAATGGCCAGAGGTTTCAACAAGCTGCACCTCAAGATCCACAACCCATCTACGTCACTCACAGTTACAACACTTATAAGCCATCACCTTATGTCACAGAATATGAATATGTCAGGTCACCACCAAGATGTGTAAACTACAGCCAGGTGGACCACTACAATGAAGATTATCATAACAACAATAGCTATCACAACAATGGAATTATCACATCAATGTTTAGCAATGAATATCCGAATGCATGTAGGATAATGTAG
- the LOC123211397 gene encoding proline-rich receptor-like protein kinase PERK5 isoform X1, translating into MIPELEKPKVTEIQLRMDCNGCVQKIKKALHGINGKLQLSFFNIFHSISAVLTWKHNYENSFLFPGIYDFYIDFPQQKLTIIGWADPERIMKAIKKTRKIATICSRSEVAESSNQPPVQPQEGSCGGPTPEAANPPPPPPEGANPPAEAAKPPEPPKDQAPPPPTSENPPPPPENLPPPPEVHPSPIATETNTSQKAGPSGPKDIGEVHVIHHHPPDYTYGYGYAPSYSGHWNRYNNGQRFQQAAPQDPQPIYVTHSYNTYKPSPYVTEYEYVRSPPRCVNYSQVDHYNEDYHNNNSYHNNGIITSMFSNEYPNACRIM; encoded by the exons ATGATTCCAGAGTTGGAG AAACCTAAAGTCACTGAGATACAACTTCGAATGGACTGCAATGGGTGTGTACAGAAGATCAAGAAGGCTTTACATGGCATCAATGGTAAGTTGCAACTatctttctttaatatttttcattctatTTCTGCAGTATTAACATGGAAACATAATTATGAAAACTCATTTCTCTTTCCAGGTATATATGATTTCTATATTGATTTCCCccaacaaaaattaacaataataggGTGGGCAGACCCTGAAAGGATAATGAAAGCGATAAAGAAAACAAGGAAGATCGCCACAATATGTTCCCGCTCAGAAGTAGCAGAATCTAGCAATCAGCCACCAGTACAACCCCAAGAGGGTAGCTGTGGTGGACCAACCCCTGAAGCAGCAAACCCTCCCCCTCCACCACCAGAGGGTGCCAATCCACCAGCAGAAGCAGCAAAACCACCTGAACCACCAAAAGATCAagcaccaccaccaccaacatCAGAGAATCCGCCACCTCCACCAGAGAATCTGCCACCACCCCCAGAGGTGCATCCCTCACCCATTGCAACAGAAACCAACACCAGCCAAAAAGCAGGTCCCTCCGGGCCAAAAGATATCGGAGAGGTTCATGTTATACACCACCACCCTCCTGACTACACCTACGGATATGGTTACGCACCCAGCTACAGTGGACACTGGAACAGATACAATAATGGCCAGAGGTTTCAACAAGCTGCACCTCAAGATCCACAACCCATCTACGTCACTCACAGTTACAACACTTATAAGCCATCACCTTATGTCACAGAATATGAATATGTCAGGTCACCACCAAGATGTGTAAACTACAGCCAGGTGGACCACTACAATGAAGATTATCATAACAACAATAGCTATCACAACAATGGAATTATCACATCAATGTTTAGCAATGAATATCCGAATGCATGTAGGATAATGTAG
- the LOC123212235 gene encoding major strawberry allergen Fra a 1.08-like, with protein sequence MTVSTFTQEYKCPIAAPRMFNALILDSNNLFPKLFPQYIKSINVIQGDVGAAGSIEQINFTDGTRFKYVKHRIDEIDEKNLACKYTMIEGDALGDKLESIVYEVKFEVDSDGGGCICKMTSHYHVVGESEIRKEEIEASKDKVAGIYKMVENYLLDNPQVYA encoded by the exons ATGACAGTAAGTACTTTTACACAAGAGTACAAGTGCCCGATTGCGGCTCCGCGCATGTTTAATGCCCTGATCTTAGACTCCAACAATCTGTTTCCAAAACTGTTTCCACAATATATCAAAAGCATCAACGTGATTCAAGGTGATGTTGGAGCTGCTGGAAGCATTGAGCAAATCAACTTTACTGACG GTACTCGATTCAAATATGTGAAGCATCGAATTGACGAAATCGATGAAAAGAACTTGGCGTGCAAGTATACCATGATTGAAGGAGATGCATTAGGAGATAAGCTTGAGTCTATTGTTTATGAGGTCAAATTTGAGGTAGATAGTGATGGTGGCGGTTGCATCTGCAAGATGACGAGCCATTACCACGTGGTGGGGGAGTCTGAGATCAGAAAAGAGGAAATTGAGGCTAGCAAAGATAAAGTTGCCGGAATTTACAAGATGGTGGAGAACTACCTCTTGGATAACCCTCAAGTCTATGcatag